The Microbacterium foliorum genome has a window encoding:
- a CDS encoding APC family permease — MSTKNEVSPPPLAERGDPDDRTSLRKGAVGVLGILFFVLSAQAPLTGIAGALPLTILLGNGAGAPGAYLLIGIIIVIFAVGFIAMSRRIDGKGAFYAYVSAGLGRRTGTGSAWLAIVAYATVQAAMYGLYGASFSGLLATVGVFVPWWVPVIVTIVLVQVLGSLNIELGARVLAVLVGLEVAILLAFAVGTLIMGGGPEGSIDVASSFSPAAVMSGAPGVALMFAVASMFGFESTAIYSGEAKDPRRTVARATYLSVGVIALFFSFVSWMFISFYGADAAVAAAEEAVVSGDSTVFVFNALVGILGAWSGPVAGVLLVTSLFAGILAFHNGINRYIHALATQRSLPYALARTNRQSAPHAAAWVQSILAVLIILPFVVWGLDPVLTLFSWFSGLAVAALVTLYILCSIAVITYSVRHPGGGTWQTRVAPAAAAVLLIGVLALVVTNFTSLIGGDVTTAVALLAVVPIAFIIGFATERHRSTTDISTTSDKETS, encoded by the coding sequence ATGTCCACGAAAAACGAAGTGAGCCCCCCGCCCCTCGCGGAGCGAGGTGATCCCGACGACCGCACATCACTTCGCAAGGGTGCCGTCGGCGTGCTCGGCATCCTCTTCTTCGTCCTTTCAGCGCAGGCGCCTCTCACCGGCATCGCCGGCGCCCTGCCCCTGACGATCCTGCTCGGCAACGGGGCAGGCGCACCCGGCGCCTACCTGCTCATCGGCATCATCATCGTCATCTTCGCCGTGGGGTTCATCGCGATGTCGCGACGGATCGACGGCAAGGGCGCCTTCTATGCATACGTCTCCGCCGGACTCGGGCGGCGGACGGGCACAGGTTCAGCATGGCTCGCGATCGTCGCCTACGCGACTGTCCAGGCGGCGATGTACGGCCTCTACGGCGCGAGCTTCAGCGGTCTCCTCGCCACAGTCGGCGTCTTCGTGCCGTGGTGGGTCCCGGTGATCGTCACCATCGTCCTGGTACAGGTTCTGGGGTCGCTCAACATCGAGCTGGGTGCGCGGGTACTCGCCGTGCTCGTGGGATTGGAGGTGGCGATCCTCCTGGCCTTCGCGGTGGGCACGCTCATCATGGGCGGGGGCCCCGAGGGATCGATCGATGTGGCCTCGAGCTTCTCGCCGGCGGCGGTGATGTCCGGCGCGCCGGGCGTCGCTCTCATGTTCGCCGTCGCCTCGATGTTCGGCTTCGAATCCACGGCGATCTACTCTGGCGAAGCGAAGGATCCTCGTCGCACCGTCGCACGTGCGACCTACCTCTCCGTCGGCGTCATCGCACTGTTCTTCTCCTTCGTGTCGTGGATGTTCATCTCGTTCTACGGTGCGGACGCCGCGGTCGCCGCGGCGGAAGAAGCCGTCGTCTCCGGTGACTCGACCGTGTTCGTCTTCAATGCGCTGGTCGGTATTCTCGGCGCCTGGTCGGGGCCTGTGGCCGGGGTCCTCCTGGTCACCTCGCTCTTCGCCGGCATCCTGGCCTTCCACAACGGCATCAACCGGTACATTCACGCGCTGGCGACACAGCGTTCTCTGCCCTACGCCCTCGCTCGCACCAATCGCCAGAGCGCACCGCACGCGGCCGCGTGGGTGCAGTCGATTCTCGCGGTGCTGATCATCCTGCCGTTCGTCGTGTGGGGGCTCGATCCCGTGCTCACCCTGTTCTCGTGGTTCAGCGGACTCGCCGTCGCCGCGCTCGTGACGCTGTACATCCTGTGCTCCATCGCCGTGATCACCTATTCGGTGCGGCACCCGGGAGGCGGAACGTGGCAGACCAGGGTCGCACCCGCCGCCGCGGCCGTGCTGCTGATCGGCGTCCTCGCACTCGTCGTGACGAACTTCACCTCTCTCATCGGCGGTGACGTGACGACCGCCGTCGCACTTCTCGCGGTCGTACCGATCGCATTCATCATCGGGTTCGCCACCGAGCGACACCGCTCGACCACGGACATCTCAACCACATCCGACAAGGAGACATCATGA
- a CDS encoding flavin monoamine oxidase family protein has protein sequence MSDIDMEQPYDTIVVGAGFSGLTAARELSRAGQSVLVLEARDRIGGRTWLDRRLGMDLELGGTWVHWTQPHVWAELSRYGIGLAPSPVPENAYWWDGSKLVAGSADELLELLDEPNEILTARSRDVFPQPFRPLSASVEAFDSLSLADEIAALPISAERRALVESFWTLNFNGRIADAAFTQALRWVSLTNGDWKVNFEACATYKIAGGTRALAEAISQDTSADFVFGVDVRQITQEQSSVAVSTADGSEYSARDVIVTVPLQTLPRIHFEPALPAPVRLAADRGQLGLGVKVWFTVEGEHRPFVALGGADWPLNFFQSEYVRDGLTYVIGFGPDASALDPNDPEAIQRVLSRLVPDLRVIASAGHDWVGDDFSRETWPMHRVGYLSDSLPALQQPLGRVRLAGSDIADGWGGFIDGAIESGLKAARGVLTASRLVSA, from the coding sequence ATGAGTGACATCGACATGGAACAGCCGTACGACACCATCGTGGTGGGAGCGGGGTTCTCGGGCCTCACAGCTGCTCGCGAGCTGTCCCGTGCAGGGCAGTCGGTGCTGGTCCTCGAAGCGCGAGATCGGATCGGCGGCCGCACGTGGCTCGACCGCCGACTCGGCATGGATCTGGAACTCGGCGGAACGTGGGTGCATTGGACCCAGCCGCATGTCTGGGCCGAACTGAGCCGTTACGGCATCGGTCTTGCCCCCAGCCCGGTACCCGAGAACGCGTACTGGTGGGACGGCTCGAAGCTTGTCGCGGGCTCGGCAGACGAGCTGCTCGAGTTGCTCGACGAGCCGAATGAGATTCTCACCGCGCGGTCCAGAGACGTCTTCCCTCAGCCTTTCCGTCCCCTGAGCGCGTCGGTCGAGGCGTTCGACTCTCTCTCGCTCGCCGACGAGATCGCGGCTCTGCCGATCAGCGCGGAGAGGCGCGCACTGGTCGAGTCATTCTGGACTCTCAACTTCAACGGGCGGATCGCAGATGCCGCCTTCACGCAGGCGCTGCGATGGGTGTCGCTGACCAATGGTGATTGGAAGGTGAACTTCGAGGCGTGCGCGACCTACAAGATCGCGGGAGGTACGCGCGCTCTCGCCGAAGCGATTTCTCAAGACACGTCGGCGGACTTCGTCTTCGGGGTCGACGTCCGCCAGATAACGCAGGAGCAGTCGTCCGTGGCGGTGTCGACGGCCGACGGGTCTGAGTACTCCGCCCGTGATGTGATCGTCACGGTGCCGCTGCAGACGTTGCCGCGCATCCACTTCGAGCCGGCTCTTCCCGCACCGGTCCGCTTGGCGGCCGACCGCGGGCAGCTCGGTCTCGGCGTCAAGGTCTGGTTCACCGTCGAGGGTGAACATCGTCCGTTCGTGGCGCTCGGTGGAGCGGATTGGCCGCTGAACTTCTTCCAATCGGAGTATGTGCGCGACGGCCTCACTTACGTCATCGGGTTCGGCCCTGACGCATCAGCCCTCGACCCCAACGATCCGGAGGCGATTCAGCGGGTACTGAGCCGCCTCGTGCCGGACCTGCGCGTCATCGCCAGCGCCGGACACGACTGGGTCGGCGACGACTTCTCCCGAGAGACGTGGCCGATGCACCGAGTCGGCTATCTCTCCGACTCTCTGCCCGCGCTTCAGCAGCCGCTGGGGCGGGTCCGGCTCGCGGGGTCGGATATCGCCGACGGATGGGGCGGTTTCATCGATGGCGCCATCGAGAGCGGCTTGAAGGCAGCACGCGGGGTTCTCACGGCATCCCGCCTGGTGTCCGCCTGA
- a CDS encoding cupin domain-containing protein: protein MSEQFITAGSVDAAKREPFEVGEVQWVRRPGEGERDELSAGYWFITPEQTPGPMVVVAHADETIYIIEGRVRIEPEGSAAFEVSAGGSASMNKGVSATWTVLEPTVEFFVYS from the coding sequence ATGTCTGAACAATTCATCACCGCTGGAAGTGTGGACGCTGCGAAGCGTGAGCCTTTCGAGGTCGGAGAGGTGCAGTGGGTGCGCCGCCCCGGAGAGGGCGAGCGCGACGAGCTCTCGGCCGGCTATTGGTTCATCACCCCGGAGCAGACCCCCGGTCCGATGGTCGTCGTGGCTCATGCGGACGAGACCATCTACATCATCGAGGGACGAGTGCGAATCGAGCCGGAGGGCTCCGCAGCATTCGAAGTCTCTGCTGGCGGATCCGCGTCGATGAACAAGGGCGTCTCCGCGACGTGGACAGTGCTCGAGCCGACCGTCGAGTTCTTCGTCTACTCATGA
- a CDS encoding TetR/AcrR family transcriptional regulator, producing MVRQVPHGSGRDLLVATTVGIVAEKGLRGMTFRAVAERAGVNNSLIAHHFGDRESLLAAALDWSVERSIETTGLLDLATSGAFADGLLDSVADRPELQAFQYEMILESRRNPRYKPYVSRLYTRYNEVVQASLSEHGIDDPSGAIARSAFATLDGVVLQFMAGVDPELLRAALHNLWQGLLGDDTRVQPGALATDEQPHSSNDVGLLTET from the coding sequence ATGGTTCGACAGGTCCCTCATGGCAGCGGTCGCGATCTCTTGGTGGCGACAACGGTAGGGATCGTCGCGGAGAAGGGCCTCCGCGGCATGACTTTTCGCGCGGTCGCGGAGAGAGCGGGCGTGAACAACTCGCTGATCGCCCACCACTTCGGAGACCGAGAATCGCTCCTCGCAGCCGCACTCGACTGGAGCGTCGAGCGATCGATCGAGACGACGGGTCTGCTCGACCTCGCGACGAGCGGCGCATTCGCTGATGGCCTGCTCGACTCCGTCGCCGATCGTCCCGAACTGCAGGCATTCCAATACGAGATGATTCTCGAATCCCGGAGGAACCCGCGTTACAAGCCGTACGTCAGTCGCCTCTACACCCGATACAACGAGGTCGTCCAGGCGAGCCTCAGCGAACACGGTATCGACGATCCTTCCGGCGCGATCGCCCGATCCGCATTCGCAACCCTGGATGGCGTCGTCCTGCAATTCATGGCCGGTGTGGATCCTGAGCTCCTGCGAGCGGCACTGCACAACCTCTGGCAAGGACTACTGGGCGACGACACGCGCGTTCAGCCCGGCGCACTCGCGACCGACGAGCAGCCCCACTCCAGCAATGACGTGGGTCTGCTCACCGAAACCTGA
- a CDS encoding aromatic alcohol reductase, whose protein sequence is MSVSGWDGASREILVIGAGELGMPVLRNIARRAADVPGTSVDVLLRAHTIDSTVPAKQRDVAEIRALGIGIVPGDLVENTVDDLAAIFSGYDTVIGCTGITAGLDTPMKVAQAALQAKLPRYFPWQFGVDFDVIGRGSPQDIFDSQLDVRDLLRSQDDTEWVIISTGMFMNYLFEPGSGMVDLPNDTVNALGTPDTAVTVTTPEDIGALTAAILFAEPRIRNEIVYVAGDTITYSQLAEALEQGLGRSFALRVWSEPLLMAELAADPDNMTRKYRAVFAQGRGVAWGKEGTFNARHGIPTMTLREWVERNLVE, encoded by the coding sequence ATGTCAGTGAGCGGCTGGGACGGCGCCTCGCGGGAGATCCTCGTCATCGGAGCAGGTGAACTCGGGATGCCCGTGCTGCGCAACATCGCGCGCCGGGCGGCCGATGTGCCGGGAACTTCCGTGGATGTGCTGCTGCGCGCCCATACGATCGACTCCACCGTTCCGGCGAAGCAGCGCGACGTCGCGGAGATCCGCGCCCTCGGCATCGGGATCGTCCCCGGCGACCTGGTCGAGAACACCGTCGACGACCTCGCGGCGATCTTCTCGGGCTACGACACCGTCATCGGCTGCACGGGGATCACCGCAGGCCTCGACACTCCGATGAAGGTCGCGCAGGCCGCGCTGCAGGCGAAGCTCCCGCGGTACTTCCCGTGGCAGTTCGGAGTCGACTTCGATGTGATCGGGCGGGGGAGCCCTCAGGACATCTTCGACTCGCAGCTCGACGTGCGAGACCTCCTCCGATCACAGGACGACACCGAGTGGGTGATCATATCCACAGGCATGTTCATGAACTACCTCTTCGAGCCCGGGTCGGGGATGGTCGACCTGCCGAACGACACCGTGAACGCACTCGGCACCCCGGACACCGCCGTCACCGTGACGACCCCGGAAGACATCGGTGCGCTCACCGCGGCGATCCTGTTCGCCGAGCCGCGGATCCGCAACGAGATCGTCTACGTCGCCGGCGACACGATCACGTACAGCCAGCTGGCGGAGGCGCTGGAACAGGGTCTGGGGCGCTCGTTTGCGCTGCGCGTATGGTCGGAGCCCCTCCTCATGGCTGAACTCGCCGCCGACCCGGACAACATGACCAGGAAGTACCGCGCAGTGTTCGCACAGGGACGCGGCGTGGCCTGGGGGAAGGAAGGCACGTTCAACGCGCGCCACGGCATCCCGACCATGACTCTGCGCGAATGGGTGGAGAGGAACCTCGTCGAGTAG
- a CDS encoding MerR family transcriptional regulator → MKISEAAEEIGAPARMLRYYEQQGLIAASRSGNGYRDYSAEQIDHARHVRALVEAGLSTRMIKIVLDIEAPVPNQQSTHESRASAEELARELRVVENRIVCLQKSREAVISYLQNSDHADLLTTAPT, encoded by the coding sequence ATGAAGATCAGCGAAGCCGCGGAAGAGATCGGAGCGCCGGCACGCATGCTGCGTTACTACGAGCAGCAGGGACTCATCGCGGCATCACGGTCGGGGAACGGGTACCGCGACTACTCCGCCGAACAGATCGATCATGCCCGCCACGTCCGTGCACTCGTCGAAGCGGGACTCTCCACTCGCATGATCAAGATCGTGCTGGACATCGAGGCGCCTGTTCCGAACCAGCAGTCGACGCACGAGAGCCGAGCCTCCGCCGAAGAGCTGGCGAGAGAGCTGCGCGTGGTCGAGAACCGCATCGTCTGCCTGCAGAAGAGCCGCGAGGCTGTCATCAGCTATCTCCAGAACTCCGACCATGCGGATCTGCTGACGACCGCACCCACGTGA
- a CDS encoding helix-turn-helix transcriptional regulator, with protein MATVKLQTPSDLARMVKNARVQRNLTQQDVADAVGITRQSLARLERGNGGTSFDTVLLILDHLGIHLDATTERRIPRATTVATGAAQAAADALATRITPLIGSGTLGALDKQLLGSLPRIAPSLPPEFDTSGILKQIEANLGPATLASIREASRGLTERLTVPGSVLIDPPRAVEAGSRAAADARTAEARTDADPHAEAGIE; from the coding sequence GTGGCCACGGTGAAGCTGCAGACACCATCAGACCTCGCGCGTATGGTCAAGAACGCCCGCGTCCAGCGCAACCTCACCCAGCAGGACGTCGCCGACGCTGTCGGCATCACCCGTCAGTCCCTCGCCCGCCTCGAACGCGGCAACGGCGGCACCTCCTTCGACACGGTGTTGCTCATCCTCGACCACCTCGGCATCCACCTGGACGCCACCACCGAGCGCCGCATCCCTCGCGCCACGACCGTCGCGACGGGTGCCGCCCAGGCAGCGGCCGACGCACTCGCCACGCGCATCACACCGCTGATCGGCTCGGGCACGCTCGGAGCACTCGACAAGCAGCTCCTTGGCTCGCTCCCTCGGATCGCCCCCTCGCTCCCACCCGAATTCGACACCTCTGGCATCCTCAAGCAGATCGAAGCGAACCTCGGCCCCGCTACGCTCGCCTCCATCCGCGAAGCCTCCCGCGGACTCACCGAGCGTCTCACCGTCCCGGGCTCCGTCCTCATCGATCCGCCTCGCGCGGTGGAAGCCGGCTCCAGAGCCGCCGCGGATGCCCGAACGGCGGAAGCCCGAACGGACGCCGACCCGCATGCCGAGGCAGGTATCGAATGA
- a CDS encoding HipA domain-containing protein, which produces MIRALNVHLYDTHVATITRRGENLQLRYLPEYVESDTPVPISVTLPVVSPPFGNDETKRFLDNLMPDRADVRSRWARQAKLTSDSTFDLLSVYGADVAGALEFYPAGTSPRQEENLTPLTDREIGDRIRQIRRDDSDWLQHRAVEEGFSLGGAQGKFALTLRDDQWFEPSGRQPSTHIFKPGIQPLPGSDVTEHITLQVARLLGIDTAASVIAEFDGEHVLIVERFDRFEDNGAISRIHQEDLAQATGTSHVQKYESDGGPGYRDIFTVFDRNLSAADARTAKERFAKLHVFSWIIGHNDGHSKNYSLTHVPGRSVLAPFYDLNSSLPFTQREQVLAHEPAVFDDVELAFAVDGANTLGTFNGDSIRRLEADAGLAEGYLRDFALQVAAGLQPAVAVVTEAIPDRLNELPSVALYPHATYTQTLRVFDALSAISHSGALLEGTAARPRRL; this is translated from the coding sequence ATGATCCGCGCCCTCAACGTGCACCTCTACGACACCCACGTCGCCACGATCACCCGGCGGGGCGAGAACCTGCAACTGCGCTACCTGCCCGAATACGTCGAATCGGACACCCCAGTCCCCATCTCTGTGACACTCCCCGTCGTAAGTCCCCCCTTCGGGAACGACGAGACCAAGCGGTTCCTCGACAACCTCATGCCGGACCGCGCTGATGTTCGTTCCCGGTGGGCGCGGCAAGCGAAGCTGACCAGCGACAGCACCTTCGACCTGCTCTCCGTCTACGGAGCCGATGTCGCCGGCGCACTCGAGTTCTACCCCGCAGGCACATCACCCAGGCAGGAGGAGAACCTGACGCCGCTCACCGACAGAGAGATCGGCGACCGGATCAGGCAGATCCGTCGAGACGATTCCGATTGGTTGCAGCACCGCGCAGTCGAAGAAGGGTTCTCGCTCGGCGGCGCTCAGGGGAAGTTCGCGCTCACCCTTCGCGACGATCAGTGGTTCGAGCCGTCTGGACGGCAGCCGTCGACACACATCTTCAAGCCGGGCATCCAGCCGCTGCCCGGCTCCGACGTCACCGAGCACATCACGCTGCAGGTCGCACGCCTGCTCGGGATCGACACGGCCGCATCCGTGATCGCCGAGTTCGACGGCGAGCACGTCCTCATAGTGGAACGCTTCGATCGCTTCGAAGACAACGGCGCCATCAGCCGAATCCACCAGGAAGACCTCGCTCAAGCTACCGGGACGTCGCACGTCCAGAAGTACGAATCCGACGGCGGCCCCGGCTACCGCGACATCTTCACCGTCTTCGACCGCAACCTCAGCGCTGCGGACGCCAGGACCGCCAAGGAGCGGTTCGCGAAGCTGCACGTCTTCTCCTGGATCATCGGTCACAACGATGGGCACTCCAAGAACTACTCCCTCACCCATGTGCCCGGTCGTAGCGTGCTCGCCCCCTTCTATGACCTCAACAGCTCGCTCCCGTTCACGCAGCGAGAGCAAGTCCTCGCCCACGAACCTGCGGTCTTCGACGACGTCGAGCTCGCTTTCGCAGTCGACGGCGCGAACACACTCGGCACCTTCAATGGCGACAGTATTCGACGCCTCGAAGCCGACGCAGGGCTCGCCGAAGGGTATCTGCGGGACTTCGCCCTCCAGGTCGCCGCGGGCCTCCAGCCCGCCGTCGCTGTCGTCACCGAAGCAATCCCCGATCGCCTGAACGAGCTCCCCTCCGTCGCGCTCTACCCGCACGCCACTTACACGCAGACCCTGAGAGTCTTTGACGCCCTGAGTGCGATCAGTCATTCAGGTGCACTGCTCGAGGGGACTGCCGCACGGCCTAGGCGACTCTGA
- a CDS encoding quinone oxidoreductase family protein — protein sequence MSIDVQYAGLGMIDALWANGFMQSSAGFVPGLEVSGTVREVGEDVVNLHGGQRVAAFLPNAGGLAEVACAPSSLVVPLPKGLTPELASVVPTNTVTAHLALTTVARFTPGESMLVHAGAGGLGSQFLQVARTLGGGRIDAVVGTPEKQTIGHRLGYDNTYLRTDLASIPDDAYDLVIDPVGGEAATRALRMLRSGGRLIKVGNASQAADVTISSLAHWLQNKTTAGFNVGAWLAAFPEHGTHSLRWSLDAVTTGTVRVDLTRTGRWAQTTEILNKLHAGVTTGKATIRVA from the coding sequence GTGAGCATTGACGTGCAGTACGCCGGTCTCGGCATGATCGACGCACTCTGGGCCAACGGGTTCATGCAGAGCAGCGCCGGATTCGTGCCGGGCCTGGAAGTCTCGGGAACTGTCCGCGAGGTCGGCGAGGACGTCGTCAATCTGCATGGCGGCCAGCGCGTGGCGGCCTTCCTCCCCAATGCGGGCGGACTGGCCGAAGTCGCCTGTGCCCCATCCTCGCTCGTCGTACCGCTCCCGAAGGGCCTGACTCCCGAGCTGGCATCGGTCGTGCCGACCAACACCGTGACCGCCCACCTCGCGCTCACCACCGTGGCCAGGTTCACCCCCGGAGAATCGATGCTCGTGCACGCCGGTGCCGGTGGGCTCGGCTCACAGTTCCTCCAGGTCGCTCGGACGCTCGGAGGGGGACGCATCGACGCGGTCGTCGGCACACCTGAAAAGCAAACGATCGGGCACCGCCTCGGATACGACAACACCTACCTCCGCACCGACCTGGCGTCCATCCCAGACGATGCCTACGACCTCGTCATCGACCCCGTCGGAGGAGAAGCAGCCACACGTGCACTCCGCATGTTGCGGTCAGGTGGACGTCTCATCAAGGTCGGCAACGCCTCGCAAGCAGCGGACGTGACCATCAGCTCACTCGCGCACTGGCTGCAGAACAAGACCACCGCCGGATTCAACGTCGGCGCCTGGCTCGCCGCATTCCCCGAACACGGAACCCACTCCCTGCGATGGTCGCTCGACGCAGTCACGACAGGAACGGTCCGGGTCGACCTCACGCGAACGGGTCGCTGGGCGCAGACCACCGAGATTCTGAACAAGCTCCACGCCGGTGTGACGACGGGCAAAGCCACGATCAGAGTCGCCTAG
- a CDS encoding MFS transporter — protein sequence MTAASLIRLDVRQRWQLAVLATATFTLAVDFSVLNVALPAMGRDVGFSVEDLHWIITAFALPAAGLSLFFGRLGDLTGRRRLLLVSMILLGIGSVLGGVAQTPELLITARVVQGVASAMAAPVALAMLTTAFQEGPLRSRALALNGALLSAGFTTGALVGGALTTAVSWRWAFFINIPVALFVLLAVPRFFGPDPKNKATRLDFRGAILITAALVFIVYGLTRAGTDGIVSVTALSWLISGALLAVIFAFVESRQRQPLVSIRTLRRRTVSLGNLGGLTTFAMMSSITYLMTLYLQDVLQLIAIATGAIIALIGVISVGGASAVPRLIGRFGQKNVLVASLVLQGIGALVASRSSDALWSLILVGVFLIIGSLGHIGSIIAYTVTATSGLPDDEQGLATGLTSTAQQVGIALGTPLMAAIAAASVSTNSPTVANAMLPGLTMAMSVNGAIALLVAAILGFLLPGKPADQVIPNPVPTTSLNTAQ from the coding sequence ATGACAGCAGCCTCACTAATCCGGCTCGACGTTCGTCAACGATGGCAGCTGGCGGTGCTGGCTACGGCCACCTTCACCCTGGCAGTCGACTTCTCGGTTCTGAATGTCGCCCTCCCCGCCATGGGGCGGGACGTCGGTTTCAGCGTGGAGGACTTGCACTGGATCATCACGGCGTTTGCCCTCCCTGCAGCTGGCCTCAGCTTGTTCTTTGGCCGACTCGGTGATCTCACTGGACGCCGAAGACTCTTGCTCGTCTCGATGATCCTGCTCGGCATCGGCTCTGTCCTCGGCGGTGTAGCGCAGACACCGGAGTTGCTCATCACCGCCAGAGTCGTCCAGGGCGTCGCCTCCGCAATGGCCGCCCCGGTGGCACTCGCCATGCTGACGACAGCCTTCCAAGAAGGCCCTCTTCGATCCCGCGCCCTGGCGCTGAACGGCGCCCTCCTCTCAGCCGGATTCACCACTGGTGCGCTCGTCGGTGGAGCCCTGACAACCGCCGTCTCCTGGCGCTGGGCGTTCTTCATCAACATCCCCGTCGCCCTCTTCGTCCTCCTCGCCGTCCCGCGCTTCTTCGGCCCTGATCCGAAGAACAAGGCGACCAGGCTCGACTTCCGCGGCGCGATTCTCATCACCGCCGCTCTGGTGTTCATCGTCTACGGGCTGACGCGAGCCGGAACCGATGGCATCGTGAGCGTCACCGCTCTGTCTTGGCTCATCAGCGGCGCACTCCTTGCGGTGATCTTTGCCTTCGTAGAATCGCGACAGCGGCAGCCACTCGTGAGCATCCGCACCCTGCGCCGCCGCACCGTCTCTCTTGGCAACCTTGGCGGACTCACCACCTTCGCGATGATGTCTTCCATCACCTACCTGATGACCCTCTATCTGCAGGACGTCTTGCAACTGATTGCAATCGCCACCGGCGCGATCATCGCCCTCATCGGAGTGATCTCGGTCGGCGGCGCCTCGGCGGTCCCTCGCCTCATCGGCCGATTCGGGCAGAAGAACGTTCTCGTAGCTTCTTTGGTCCTCCAAGGGATCGGTGCTCTTGTCGCATCAAGGAGCTCAGACGCTCTATGGTCACTCATCCTCGTCGGCGTCTTCTTGATCATCGGGAGCCTCGGTCACATCGGATCGATCATCGCGTACACGGTCACCGCCACCAGCGGCCTCCCCGATGACGAGCAGGGCCTCGCCACCGGGCTCACCTCCACCGCACAGCAGGTGGGCATTGCTCTCGGCACGCCTCTCATGGCTGCAATCGCCGCCGCATCCGTCTCAACCAACAGCCCCACAGTGGCAAACGCGATGTTGCCGGGGCTGACCATGGCCATGTCCGTCAACGGCGCTATCGCGCTCCTTGTCGCTGCCATCCTCGGGTTCCTTCTACCCGGGAAGCCTGCGGACCAGGTCATTCCGAATCCCGTCCCCACGACTTCACTCAACACAGCTCAGTGA
- a CDS encoding MarR family winged helix-turn-helix transcriptional regulator, with protein sequence MNGELMTDAGEGVAALEAEVSSRIGTFLKRAEQALIAEKTRVLRPFDLTVAQYAAMLALHYAPGQSAAQLARAAAVTPQTMAAVLGSLESKQLIERVVSTLHAKVLVVTLTDAGEDLVMKADVEAKAVEARLKRAFTAPESMALISLLERSIDALAPIAEVP encoded by the coding sequence GTGAACGGGGAATTGATGACGGATGCGGGCGAGGGGGTCGCGGCTCTCGAGGCGGAGGTGAGCTCTCGGATCGGCACGTTTCTCAAACGTGCGGAACAGGCCCTGATTGCCGAGAAGACTCGGGTTCTTCGGCCGTTCGACCTGACCGTCGCGCAGTATGCAGCGATGCTGGCCTTGCATTATGCTCCCGGCCAGTCTGCGGCACAGCTGGCCCGCGCGGCCGCCGTCACGCCTCAGACCATGGCTGCGGTCTTGGGGAGCCTCGAATCCAAACAACTCATCGAGCGGGTCGTGTCCACCTTGCACGCCAAAGTCCTCGTCGTCACCTTGACCGACGCCGGGGAGGACCTCGTGATGAAGGCAGATGTCGAAGCGAAAGCCGTTGAAGCCCGACTGAAACGAGCCTTCACCGCACCGGAGTCAATGGCCCTCATCTCGTTGCTGGAGCGCAGCATCGACGCGCTGGCCCCGATCGCCGAGGTTCCCTGA
- a CDS encoding SDR family NAD(P)-dependent oxidoreductase — translation MPTIAIVGAGPGLGLSIATVFGRHGFSVALVSRTQDTLDRLAAELGEEGIDAAGFAADITDRPSLVTAFARIEERYGPVDVLEFSPSPGMSPEAMVAPLDATVENIQPELDYYLYGGLAAAQQVLPDMIGRDSGALLFTTGGSSKNPLAGPPEFGNIAIATAALRAYVMKLNQVTAGTGVYAAHVPISTWIGAAGPESQADTIAEHYWDIYTRRDGAEHPYPAA, via the coding sequence ATGCCCACCATCGCCATCGTCGGTGCCGGCCCCGGACTGGGCCTCTCCATCGCCACAGTGTTCGGCCGCCACGGCTTCTCCGTCGCTCTCGTGTCCCGCACCCAGGACACGCTCGACCGCCTCGCCGCAGAACTCGGCGAGGAAGGCATCGACGCCGCCGGCTTCGCCGCCGACATCACGGACAGGCCGTCCCTGGTCACGGCTTTCGCCCGCATCGAGGAACGGTACGGACCCGTCGACGTGCTGGAGTTCTCGCCCTCGCCCGGAATGTCGCCGGAAGCCATGGTCGCTCCGCTGGATGCGACGGTGGAGAACATCCAGCCCGAACTGGACTACTACCTCTACGGCGGTCTTGCCGCAGCGCAGCAGGTCCTGCCCGACATGATCGGACGCGACTCGGGAGCCCTCCTCTTCACCACGGGCGGATCCTCGAAGAACCCGCTCGCCGGGCCGCCCGAGTTCGGCAACATCGCCATCGCCACCGCCGCCCTTCGCGCCTATGTGATGAAACTGAACCAGGTCACCGCCGGCACCGGTGTGTACGCGGCGCACGTGCCGATCTCTACCTGGATCGGTGCCGCTGGCCCCGAGAGTCAGGCCGACACCATCGCCGAGCACTACTGGGACATCTACACCCGGCGAGACGGCGCCGAACACCCCTATCCTGCGGCGTGA